Proteins encoded within one genomic window of Ctenopharyngodon idella isolate HZGC_01 chromosome 6, HZGC01, whole genome shotgun sequence:
- the LOC127513855 gene encoding retinal cone rhodopsin-sensitive cGMP 3',5'-cyclic phosphodiesterase subunit gamma, with product MDAPAPVEKRGPPKFKQRTTRTFKSKAPKPGQKGFGDDIPGMEGLGTDITVVCPWEAFGDMELSDLAKYGIL from the exons ATGGATGCCCCAGCACCTGTTGAGAAGAGAGGGCCACCAAAGTTCAAACAGAGGACCACTCGCACCTTCAAGAGCAAGGCTCCTAAACCTGGCCAGAAAGGCTTTGGAGATGACATCCCTGGAATGGAGGGTCTCGGCACAG ACATCACTGTGGTTTGCCCATGGGAAGCTTTTGGCGACATGGAGCTCAGTGATCTGGCAAAATATGGAATTTTGTAG